GAAATTGCTGGTGTTTCTGAAGAAGTAGCACGCGAAGCATTCCGTCTTGCTGGCCACAAATTACCAGTTAAAGTTAAATTCGTAAAACGTGAAGCAGAATAAGGAGAGCACATGAAACTTCAAGAAATTAAAGATTTTGTTAAAGAGCTTCGTGGACTTTCTCAAGAAGAACTTGCTAAGAAAGAAAGCGAACTTAAAAAAGAACTTTTTGATCTTCGTTTCCAAGCTGCAGCAGGTCAACTTGATCAAACTGCTCGTTTGAACGAAGTTAAAAAACAGATTGCACGTGTTAAAACTGTGCAATCTGAAACGAAATAATAGATTGGGAAAGGAGAAATCTTATAATGGAACGTAATCAACGTAAAACACTTGTTGGTCGTGTAGTATCAGACAAGATGGATAAAACAATCACTGTTGTAGTTGAAACTAAACGTAACCACCCAGTCTATGGTAAACGTATCAACTATTCTAAAAAATACAAAGCACATGACGAAAACAACGTTGCTAAAGAAGGCGACAAAGTTCGTATCATGGAAACTCGCCCACTTTCAGCTACAAAACGCTTCCGTCTTGTAGAAGTTGTGGAAGAAGCTGTTATTATCTAATCAAACTAAAAGGAGAAAATTGAAATGATTCAACAAGAAACTCGCTTGAAAGTTGCTGATAATAGCGGTGCTCGTGAGATCTTGACTATCAAAGTTCTTGGTGGTTCAGGACGTAAATTTGCTAACATCGGTGACGTTATCGTTGCTTCTGTAAAACAAGCTACACCAGGTGGAGCTGTTAAAAAAGGTGATGTTGTTAAAGCTGTTATCGTTCGTACAAAATCTGGTGCACGCCGTCCCGACGGTTCATACATCAAATTTGACGAAAACGCTGCAGTAATCATCCGTGATGACAAAACTCCTCGCGGAACTCGTATCTTCGGCCCTGTTGCACGTGAATTGCGTGAAGGTGGCTACATGAAGATCGTATCACTTGCACCAGAAGTACTTTAATCTTAACTAAAACAAACTAAGTCCCCTAGGGAAACCTAGGGTGCCCATTTGGGCGTAAGAAATTATAGGAGAAAAACTCAAATGTTTGTAAAAAAAGGCGACAAAGTTCGCGTTATTGCTGGTAAGGACAAAGGCGTTGAAGCTGTAGTTCTTAAAGCACTTCCAAAAGTAAATAAAGTTGTTGTTGAAGGTGTTGGGATTATTAAAAAACACCAACGTCCAAATAACGAAAACCCTCAAGGTGCTATCGTAGAAGTTGAAGCACCAATCCACGCATCAAACGTTCAAGTCCTTGACAAAAACGGTGTTGCTGGACGTGTTGGTTACAAAGTTGTTGACGGCAAAAAAGTTCGTTACAACAAAAAATCAGGCGAAGTTCTTGATTAATCACGAAGGAAAGGAGAAGCATAAATGGCAAATCGTTTAAAAGAAAAATATACTAACGAAGTAATTCCTGCATTGACAGAGAAATTTAACTATTCATCAGTTATGGCTGTGCCTAAAGTTGAGAAAATCGTTCTTAACATGGGTGTTGGTGATGCTGTAAACAACGCAAAAAACCTTGAAAAAGCTGCTGCTGAATTGGCAATCATTTCTGGTCAAAAACCACTTATTACTAAAGCTAAGAAATCAATCGCTGGCTTCCGTCTTCGTGAAGGTGTAGCTATCGGTGCTAAAGTAACTCTTCGTGGC
The sequence above is drawn from the Streptococcus pluranimalium genome and encodes:
- the rpmC gene encoding 50S ribosomal protein L29; its protein translation is MKLQEIKDFVKELRGLSQEELAKKESELKKELFDLRFQAAAGQLDQTARLNEVKKQIARVKTVQSETK
- the rpsQ gene encoding 30S ribosomal protein S17, whose protein sequence is MERNQRKTLVGRVVSDKMDKTITVVVETKRNHPVYGKRINYSKKYKAHDENNVAKEGDKVRIMETRPLSATKRFRLVEVVEEAVII
- the rplN gene encoding 50S ribosomal protein L14 is translated as MIQQETRLKVADNSGAREILTIKVLGGSGRKFANIGDVIVASVKQATPGGAVKKGDVVKAVIVRTKSGARRPDGSYIKFDENAAVIIRDDKTPRGTRIFGPVARELREGGYMKIVSLAPEVL
- the rplX gene encoding 50S ribosomal protein L24, whose protein sequence is MFVKKGDKVRVIAGKDKGVEAVVLKALPKVNKVVVEGVGIIKKHQRPNNENPQGAIVEVEAPIHASNVQVLDKNGVAGRVGYKVVDGKKVRYNKKSGEVLD
- the rplE gene encoding 50S ribosomal protein L5, translated to MANRLKEKYTNEVIPALTEKFNYSSVMAVPKVEKIVLNMGVGDAVNNAKNLEKAAAELAIISGQKPLITKAKKSIAGFRLREGVAIGAKVTLRGERMYEFLDKLVSVSLPRVRDFHGVPTKSFDGRGNYTLGVKEQLIFPEINFDDVDKVRGMDIVIVTTANSDEEGRELLKGLGMPFAK